A window of Nocardia arthritidis genomic DNA:
GCTGCGAACCGAGCACACGATGTACGGGGTGTGCACCTTGGAGCCGGGGTGCGGCGTTATCGACGAACGGATAACGGCCGACCGGTCCCGTTTGGTTGGGATGAGACCCCGCTTGCCAGCGCACTGCGTGCCTATCTCTACTGGATCAAAGGTAAATGCAGGGCGGGTGCCGAGTCAGTCGGCCTAGGCGGACAAAATCAGCTGGGATATGCGGAAATCCCGCGGAAGTCGTCTGATTTTGTCCGTTCAGGCCGGATGCCACGGCGCCAGTATGGATATCGGCCTCACCCCGGATGCGAAACCGCACCGCCGCATGCCAACGCACTCCGCGCCTAGCTGGGGCGATTACGTCGTCGTAGCGGCGCGACCACGTTTCGACATGCCGATCCCTCCCGACCGGGACCGGAGCCCGAACCGCCGCGTCCCGTCGCCGAACCTCACATGGCAGGAGTGAGTTTCAGGATCGGGATGACTCGGTCGGTCTTCTCCTGGTACTCCAGATACCGACGGTGCTCGGTGGTGATTCGTTTCCAAGCAGCCTCGCGTTGTTCGCCGGTCAACTGTTCCGCGACGACCCGTAACTTCTTGCCGCCCACCTCGATCCACACTTGGTCCGGATGTTCGACGATGTTGTGGTACCAGCCCGGGTGCTGGAACGATCCGGCCATGGATGCGACGACGAGCCAGCCGTCGCCGTCGGCGAAGCGGGTGAGGGCGACCGTGCGGCGCCGGCCGGTCTTCGCGCCGACGGTGGTCAGGTAGAGCAGGTCCATGCCGAGGTAGCGGTCGCCGAGCAGGCGATGGTAGGGCCGTAGGGCCCGCATCATGACGCGGACGAAGCCATTGGATGAGAACGGGCGCGTACCCCTGGTGCCCGCCGGGGTTTTGCGGATGCTCATGGAGCCAAACCTTTCCGTCGGAACTCGTGCGATCAGCATGGCACCGCGAGATCCCGACGGGCGGAAAACGAAGGCCCCGAACAGGGGTGGTGTTCGGGGCCTTCGCGTCAACCCGGTGGGTGGTGAGAGGTGGCTGACCACCGGGTGACGGGTGCTGTCAGGCGGTATGGCTGCACAGCACCTCGTAGGCGCGTACGGCGTCTTCGGGAAACACCAGTACTCGCCACGGTTTCCGGCCGATCGGGCCCGGCGCCCCGGCCGGGCCGGTGGTCGCGCGGATCCCGTTGGCCCGCAAGAGGTCCCGCACGGTGCGTGCGGTGATCGGGTCGGGCACGGTCGCCGCGGCGGCCAGCAGACCGTAGTCGTCGGCCGGGGGCGCGGATCGGTTGGGCCGCAACATGATCAGTGCCCCTCGCTGTCGCGCCTCTGGTATTCCAGGAGTACGGCCAGCTGCTTGCGTTCCTCGGCATGTTCGATCTCGAAGTGCTTCTCGCTCTCCTGCCGCGGATCGGCCCGCAGGAAGCTGCCGAGACCGGGTTTGCCCGCCGAGCCCAGCTTGTTCATCTTCTTCGGCACCGGAGCCCCCTGGT
This region includes:
- a CDS encoding nitroreductase/quinone reductase family protein, producing MSIRKTPAGTRGTRPFSSNGFVRVMMRALRPYHRLLGDRYLGMDLLYLTTVGAKTGRRRTVALTRFADGDGWLVVASMAGSFQHPGWYHNIVEHPDQVWIEVGGKKLRVVAEQLTGEQREAAWKRITTEHRRYLEYQEKTDRVIPILKLTPAM
- a CDS encoding DUF2007 domain-containing protein: MLRPNRSAPPADDYGLLAAAATVPDPITARTVRDLLRANGIRATTGPAGAPGPIGRKPWRVLVFPEDAVRAYEVLCSHTA